Proteins from one Streptococcus mitis B6 genomic window:
- a CDS encoding isoprenyl transferase, with product MFGFFKKDKAVEVEVPTQVPAHIGIIMDGNGRWAKKRMQPRVFGHKAGMEALQTVTKAANKLGVKVITVYAFSTENWTRPDQEVKFIMNLPVEFYDNYVPELHANNVKIQMIGETDRLPKQTFEALTKAEELTKNNTGLILNFALNYGGRAEITQALKLISQDVLDAKINPGDITEELIGNYLFTQHLPKELRDPDLIIRTSGELRLSNFLPWQGAYSELYFTDTLWPDFDEIALQEAILAYNRRHRRFGGV from the coding sequence ATGTTTGGATTTTTTAAGAAAGATAAGGCTGTGGAAGTAGAGGTTCCGACACAGGTTCCTGCCCATATCGGCATCATCATGGATGGAAATGGGCGTTGGGCTAAAAAACGTATGCAACCGCGAGTTTTTGGACACAAGGCGGGCATGGAAGCATTGCAAACTGTGACTAAGGCAGCCAACAAACTAGGTGTCAAGGTGATTACGGTCTATGCTTTTTCTACAGAAAACTGGACCCGTCCAGATCAGGAAGTCAAGTTTATCATGAACTTGCCAGTAGAGTTTTATGATAATTATGTCCCGGAATTGCATGCGAATAATGTTAAGATTCAAATGATTGGGGAGACAGACCGCCTGCCTAAGCAAACTTTTGAAGCACTGACCAAGGCTGAGGAATTGACTAAGAACAACACAGGTTTGATTCTTAATTTTGCCCTCAACTATGGTGGACGTGCTGAGATTACACAGGCTCTTAAGTTGATTTCCCAGGATGTGTTAGATGCCAAAATCAACCCAGGTGACATCACAGAGGAATTGATTGGCAACTATCTTTTTACCCAGCATTTGCCTAAGGAGTTACGAGACCCAGACTTGATTATTCGTACCAGTGGAGAATTGCGTTTGAGCAATTTCCTTCCATGGCAGGGAGCCTACAGTGAGCTCTATTTTACGGACACCTTGTGGCCTGATTTTGACGAGATAGCCTTGCAGGAAGCCATTCTTGCCTACAATCGTCGTCATCGCCGATTTGGAGGAGTTTAG
- a CDS encoding LLM class flavin-dependent oxidoreductase, whose translation MVELGISTFGETTELEGTGQTYSHAERIRQLLAEIELADKVGLDVYGIGEHHRADFAVSAPEIVLAAGAVNTKKIRLTSAVSILSSMDPIRLFQQYATIDALSNGRAEMMAGRGSFTESFPLFGYDLKDYEALFDEKLDLLQLVNEKTKLDWKGRLTQTISGKEVYPRPVQDKLPLWIATGGHVESTVKIAQAGLPIVYAIIGGNPRYFKKLIQAYREIGSEAGYASQELKVGAHSWGWIAEDGEQAVKDYFHPTKQVVDAISKDRPHWQELRYEQYLEQVGPNGAMFVGNPDQVVEKLIRMIENLGLDRFMLHLPLGSMPHDQVLRAIELFGTQVAPKVRAYFAMKDA comes from the coding sequence GTGGTAGAATTGGGAATTTCAACATTTGGGGAAACAACGGAGCTTGAGGGGACTGGGCAAACTTACAGTCATGCTGAACGCATTCGCCAGTTGCTGGCAGAGATTGAACTGGCTGACAAGGTTGGTTTGGATGTGTATGGGATTGGGGAGCACCATCGAGCGGATTTTGCGGTATCTGCGCCAGAGATTGTCCTGGCAGCTGGGGCAGTCAATACCAAGAAAATCCGTTTGACCAGTGCAGTCAGCATTCTCTCAAGTATGGATCCGATTCGCTTGTTCCAACAGTATGCCACTATCGATGCTTTGTCAAATGGACGTGCGGAGATGATGGCCGGAAGGGGTTCTTTCACGGAATCTTTTCCCTTGTTTGGATATGATTTGAAAGACTACGAAGCCCTTTTTGATGAGAAATTAGACTTGCTTCAGTTAGTCAATGAAAAGACCAAGTTAGACTGGAAAGGTCGATTGACCCAAACAATCTCTGGCAAAGAAGTTTATCCCCGTCCAGTTCAGGATAAATTACCCTTGTGGATAGCGACAGGTGGTCATGTCGAATCAACAGTGAAGATTGCTCAGGCAGGTCTACCGATTGTTTATGCTATTATCGGTGGCAATCCTCGTTATTTTAAAAAGTTGATTCAGGCTTATCGTGAGATTGGGAGCGAAGCAGGCTATGCCAGTCAGGAACTAAAGGTTGGAGCTCATTCTTGGGGTTGGATTGCTGAAGATGGCGAGCAGGCTGTGAAAGATTATTTTCATCCGACCAAGCAAGTGGTGGATGCTATTTCCAAAGACCGTCCGCACTGGCAGGAATTGCGTTATGAGCAATATTTGGAGCAAGTTGGGCCAAATGGTGCTATGTTTGTGGGCAATCCAGATCAGGTGGTCGAAAAATTGATTCGTATGATTGAGAATTTAGGTTTGGATCGCTTTATGTTGCACCTACCTCTTGGCTCCATGCCTCATGATCAAGTTCTAAGAGCTATTGAACTCTTCGGCACGCAAGTGGCTCCAAAAGTACGGGCTTATTTTGCCATGAAAGATGCTTAA
- the glmS gene encoding glutamine--fructose-6-phosphate transaminase (isomerizing), whose amino-acid sequence MCGIVGVVGNTNATDILIQGLEKLEYRGYDSAGIFVLGGAESHLVKAVGRIAELSAKTAGVKGTTGIGHTRWATHGKPTEDNAHPHRSETERFVLVHNGVIENYLEIKEEYLVGHHFKGQTDTEIAVHLIGKFAEEDGLSVLEAFKKALHIIRGSYAFALVDSQNPEVIYVAKNKSPLLIGLGEGYNMVCSDAMAMIRETNQYMEIHDQELVIVKADSVEVQDYDGNSRERASYTAELDLSDIGKGTYPYYMLKEIDEQPTVMRKLIQAYTDEAGQVVVDPAIIQAVQDADRIYILAAGTSYHAGFASKKMLEELTDTPVELGISSEWGYGMPLLSKKPLFIFISQSGETADSRQVLVKANEVGISSLTVTNVPGSTLSREASHTMLLHAGPEIAVASTKAYTAQIAALAFLAKAVGEANGNAKAQAFDLVHELSIVAQSIESTLSEKELIDSKVSELLETTRNAFYIGRGQDYYVAMEASLKLKEISYIQCEGFAAGELKHGTIALIEEGTPVLALLSDPVLANHTRGNIQEVAARGAKVLTIAEENVAKETDDIVLMTVHPYLSPISMVVPTQLVAYFATLHRGLDVDKPRNLAKSVTVE is encoded by the coding sequence ATGTGTGGAATTGTTGGTGTTGTTGGAAACACAAATGCAACTGATATTTTGATTCAAGGACTTGAAAAGCTCGAATACCGTGGTTATGATTCTGCGGGGATTTTTGTCCTAGGTGGTGCTGAAAGCCATCTAGTCAAGGCTGTAGGTCGTATTGCAGAATTGTCTGCTAAGACAGCTGGTGTTAAGGGAACAACTGGGATCGGACATACTCGTTGGGCTACTCACGGAAAACCAACGGAAGACAATGCTCACCCACACCGCTCTGAGACAGAACGTTTTGTCTTGGTTCACAATGGGGTGATTGAGAACTACCTTGAAATCAAGGAAGAATACCTTGTAGGTCACCACTTTAAGGGGCAAACAGATACTGAAATCGCCGTTCACTTGATTGGAAAATTTGCGGAAGAAGATGGCTTGTCAGTTCTTGAAGCCTTCAAAAAAGCCCTTCATATCATCCGTGGTTCTTATGCCTTTGCCTTGGTTGACTCACAAAATCCTGAAGTCATCTACGTGGCTAAGAATAAATCACCACTCTTGATTGGTCTTGGGGAAGGCTACAACATGGTTTGTTCAGATGCTATGGCTATGATTCGTGAAACCAACCAATACATGGAAATTCATGACCAAGAGTTGGTAATCGTCAAGGCTGATAGCGTAGAAGTTCAAGACTATGATGGTAACAGCCGTGAACGTGCTAGCTATACTGCTGAGCTTGATTTGTCAGATATCGGTAAGGGAACTTACCCTTACTACATGCTCAAGGAAATTGACGAGCAACCAACGGTTATGCGTAAACTCATCCAAGCCTACACAGATGAGGCTGGTCAAGTTGTCGTAGACCCAGCTATCATCCAGGCTGTTCAAGACGCAGACCGTATCTACATCCTTGCAGCTGGAACATCTTACCACGCAGGATTTGCTTCTAAGAAGATGTTGGAAGAATTGACAGATACACCAGTTGAACTTGGAATCTCATCTGAGTGGGGCTACGGTATGCCACTTCTCAGCAAGAAACCACTCTTCATCTTTATCAGCCAGTCTGGTGAAACAGCGGATAGTCGTCAGGTTTTGGTCAAGGCTAATGAAGTGGGAATCTCAAGCTTGACAGTGACAAACGTACCAGGTTCAACTCTTTCACGTGAGGCCAGCCATACTATGCTCCTTCATGCAGGTCCTGAAATTGCCGTAGCATCAACAAAGGCTTATACAGCACAAATCGCAGCCCTTGCCTTCCTAGCAAAAGCAGTTGGAGAAGCAAATGGCAATGCCAAAGCGCAAGCCTTTGACTTGGTTCATGAGTTGTCAATCGTAGCTCAATCTATCGAATCAACTCTTTCAGAAAAAGAATTGATTGATAGCAAGGTTAGTGAGCTTCTTGAAACAACTCGCAACGCCTTTTACATCGGGCGTGGTCAAGATTACTATGTAGCCATGGAAGCAAGCCTTAAACTCAAAGAGATTTCTTACATCCAGTGTGAAGGCTTTGCGGCAGGAGAACTCAAGCACGGAACTATTGCCTTGATTGAAGAAGGAACGCCTGTCTTGGCTCTCTTGTCAGATCCAGTCCTTGCTAACCACACTCGTGGAAATATCCAAGAGGTGGCAGCCCGTGGTGCCAAGGTCCTCACTATCGCAGAAGAGAATGTTGCTAAAGAGACAGACGACATCGTGCTTATGACCGTCCACCCTTACCTCTCACCAATCTCAATGGTTGTGCCAACGCAATTGGTCGCTTACTTTGCAACACTCCACCGTGGCCTTGATGTGGACAAACCACGTAACCTTGCTAAATCAGTAACGGTAGAATAG
- a CDS encoding IS30-like element ISSmi1 family transposase, with translation MTKKQKHLTLEDRIDIQTGISQQETFRSIAEKMGKDPSTISKEIKRNRIMHPTSVKSDCTDCPLLKKAPYVCNNCPKKRTDCGFNRYLYYAKKAQEQYETMLRESRQGIPLNKESFYQMDKVLTQGIQKKQSIYHIIQTHNLPVSKATVYRHAKLGYLTAKPIDFPRMVTFKERRKSRKVAIPKELKIGRTYQDFQELRETDDFFKWLEMDTVIGRPGGKLLLTFNVSFCNFLFALLLNNKTALEVATKFAALKERVMDGGCAFHQLFPVILTDNGSEFAYVEELERDIDGKSHLYFCDPSRPDQKGRIEKNHTVLRAILPKGTSFDQLTQKDVNLVISHVNSLKREEFQGKSAYDIFTFTFGEDIAALLGCQFVKPEDTHLSPDLLK, from the coding sequence ATGACGAAAAAACAAAAACATCTCACTCTAGAAGACCGTATTGACATCCAAACTGGAATCAGCCAACAGGAGACTTTCCGTTCCATCGCTGAGAAGATGGGGAAAGACCCGTCAACGATTTCAAAGGAAATCAAGCGCAATCGCATCATGCATCCAACATCCGTCAAATCTGATTGCACGGATTGCCCTCTTCTCAAAAAAGCTCCTTATGTCTGTAACAACTGTCCAAAAAAGAGGACGGATTGTGGGTTTAACCGCTATCTTTACTACGCGAAAAAGGCACAGGAGCAGTACGAGACTATGTTGAGGGAATCCAGACAGGGAATTCCCCTAAACAAGGAAAGTTTTTATCAGATGGACAAGGTCTTAACCCAAGGCATCCAGAAGAAACAAAGCATCTACCATATCATTCAGACACATAACCTACCTGTGTCGAAAGCTACGGTGTATCGGCATGCCAAGCTGGGCTATCTGACAGCCAAGCCCATTGATTTCCCTCGGATGGTCACGTTCAAGGAACGCAGAAAATCCAGAAAAGTAGCTATTCCTAAAGAGCTGAAAATTGGGCGGACCTATCAAGATTTCCAAGAGTTACGAGAAACAGATGATTTCTTCAAATGGTTGGAAATGGACACGGTCATCGGCAGACCTGGTGGAAAGCTACTGCTCACCTTCAACGTTTCCTTCTGCAACTTCCTCTTCGCCCTGCTTTTGAACAACAAGACCGCTCTGGAGGTCGCCACTAAATTCGCAGCTTTGAAAGAAAGAGTCATGGACGGAGGGTGTGCGTTCCATCAGCTGTTCCCTGTCATTCTCACAGACAACGGATCTGAGTTCGCCTATGTGGAGGAGCTTGAGCGAGACATTGATGGGAAGTCTCACCTCTACTTCTGCGACCCTAGCCGTCCTGACCAGAAGGGGCGGATTGAGAAGAACCATACGGTTTTGCGAGCCATTCTTCCCAAGGGCACTTCCTTTGACCAGCTGACTCAGAAAGACGTCAATCTAGTCATTTCCCATGTCAATTCCTTGAAACGAGAAGAGTTTCAAGGAAAATCTGCTTACGACATCTTCACCTTCACCTTTGGCGAGGACATCGCTGCTCTTCTGGGTTGCCAATTTGTCAAACCAGAAGACACACACCTATCACCTGATTTATTGAAATAA
- the bglA gene encoding 6-phospho-beta-glucosidase, which translates to MLRFPKDFVWGSSTSGPQTEGRIAGDGKGDNLWDYWYQAEPNRYYNGIGLDKTSTFYENWEQDIELLVETGHTAFRTSIQWSRIFPQGCGKVNPQGVDFYRKVFEAIKAKGIRLLVNLYHFDLPFALQEDGDGWENKATVSAYEDYARFCFETYGDLVDQWITFNEPIVPVEFGYFYDAHYPHKVDAEAAVKVAYHTQLASSRAVKACHELLPDSKIGIVLNLTPAYPRSQHPADVKAARIADLFQAQSFLDPSVLGTYPQELVEILHEYGLLPDATEEELELIRENTVDFLGANYYQPLRVMAPRFAKHPESPLLPEHFYEPYVMPGRKINPHRGWEIYEQGIYDIAQNIKENYGNIEWILTENGMGVEGEEKFRENGMIQDDYRIEFVKGHLRELHRAIEDGANCKGYLIWTFIDCWSWLNSYKNRYGLVELDLKTQERRLKKSGHWFKELSDNNGF; encoded by the coding sequence ATGCTAAGATTTCCAAAGGATTTTGTCTGGGGATCCTCTACTTCTGGACCGCAGACAGAAGGACGTATAGCTGGTGACGGTAAGGGAGATAATCTCTGGGATTATTGGTACCAAGCGGAGCCAAATCGCTACTATAATGGAATTGGTCTAGATAAAACATCGACCTTTTATGAAAACTGGGAACAGGATATTGAGCTACTGGTAGAAACTGGTCACACGGCCTTTCGGACTTCTATTCAGTGGTCACGGATTTTTCCACAAGGCTGTGGGAAAGTCAATCCTCAAGGTGTAGACTTTTACCGTAAGGTTTTTGAGGCTATTAAGGCCAAAGGGATTCGTCTTTTAGTCAATCTTTACCATTTTGATCTGCCTTTTGCTCTTCAAGAGGATGGTGATGGTTGGGAAAATAAGGCGACTGTCTCAGCCTATGAAGACTATGCTCGTTTTTGTTTTGAGACTTATGGAGATTTAGTGGATCAATGGATTACCTTTAACGAGCCCATCGTTCCAGTAGAATTCGGCTATTTTTACGATGCACATTATCCACATAAGGTGGATGCAGAAGCGGCGGTTAAAGTAGCCTACCACACACAATTGGCTAGCAGTCGGGCGGTTAAGGCTTGTCATGAACTCTTGCCTGATTCCAAGATTGGGATTGTCCTCAACTTGACACCGGCTTATCCACGTAGCCAGCATCCTGCTGATGTCAAGGCAGCTCGTATTGCGGACCTTTTTCAGGCCCAATCTTTCTTAGATCCGTCTGTTTTGGGGACTTATCCACAGGAGTTGGTAGAAATCTTACATGAATACGGTCTCTTGCCTGATGCTACAGAGGAGGAGTTGGAGCTCATTCGTGAAAATACGGTGGACTTCCTCGGTGCCAACTACTATCAACCTTTGCGTGTTATGGCTCCTCGATTTGCTAAGCATCCAGAGAGTCCACTCTTACCAGAACATTTTTATGAGCCTTATGTGATGCCTGGACGTAAAATCAATCCTCACCGTGGCTGGGAGATTTATGAGCAAGGGATTTATGATATCGCCCAAAATATCAAGGAAAATTATGGCAATATCGAGTGGATATTGACTGAGAATGGAATGGGTGTTGAAGGGGAAGAAAAATTCCGTGAGAATGGAATGATTCAAGATGATTACCGTATTGAATTTGTAAAAGGTCATCTGCGTGAACTTCACCGTGCCATTGAAGACGGAGCCAATTGTAAGGGCTACTTAATTTGGACCTTTATCGATTGCTGGTCATGGCTCAACAGCTATAAAAATCGCTATGGTTTGGTCGAATTAGACTTGAAAACGCAAGAACGTCGTCTGAAGAAATCGGGTCACTGGTTCAAGGAATTAAGCGATAATAATGGATTTTAA
- the rseP gene encoding RIP metalloprotease RseP, with product MLGILTFILVFGIIVVVHEFGHFYFAKKSGILVREFAIGMGPKIFAHIGKDGTAYTIRILPLGGYVRMAGWGDDTTEIKTGTPVSLTLTDDSKVKRINLSGKKLDQTALPMQVTQFDFEDKLFIRGLVLEEEKTFAVDHDATVVESDGTEVRIAPLDVQYQNATIWGKLITNFAGPMNNFILGVVVFWILIFMQGGVRDVATNQFHVMPQGALAKVGVPETAQITKIGSHEINNWESLIQAVEAETKDKTAPTLDVTISEKGSDKQVTVTPEENQGRYLLGVQPGIKSDFLSMFVGGFTTAADSALRILSELKNLIFQPDLNKLGGPVAIFKASSDAAKNGIENVLYFLAVISINIGIFNLIPIPALDGGKIVLNILEAIRRKPLKQEIETYVTLAGVVIMVVLMIAVTWNDIMRLFFR from the coding sequence ATGCTCGGAATTTTAACCTTTATTCTGGTTTTTGGGATTATTGTAGTGGTGCACGAGTTCGGACACTTCTACTTTGCCAAGAAATCAGGGATTCTAGTGCGTGAATTTGCCATTGGTATGGGACCCAAAATCTTTGCTCACATTGGCAAGGATGGGACGGCCTATACCATTCGAATCTTGCCTCTGGGTGGCTATGTTCGCATGGCTGGTTGGGGTGATGATACAACTGAAATTAAGACAGGAACTCCTGTCAGTTTGACCCTTACTGATGATAGTAAGGTTAAACGCATCAATCTTTCAGGTAAAAAATTAGATCAAACAGCCCTCCCTATGCAGGTGACCCAGTTTGATTTTGAAGACAAGCTCTTTATCAGAGGATTGGTTCTGGAAGAAGAAAAAACATTTGCAGTGGATCACGATGCAACGGTTGTGGAATCAGATGGTACTGAGGTTCGGATTGCACCTTTAGATGTTCAATATCAAAATGCGACTATCTGGGGAAAACTGATTACTAACTTTGCAGGTCCTATGAACAACTTTATCTTAGGTGTCGTTGTTTTTTGGATTTTAATCTTTATGCAGGGGGGTGTCAGAGATGTAGCTACCAACCAGTTTCATGTCATGCCCCAAGGGGCTTTAGCTAAGGTAGGAGTGCCAGAAACGGCTCAAATTACCAAGATTGGCTCACATGAGATTAACAACTGGGAAAGCTTGATTCAGGCTGTAGAAGCAGAAACTAAAGATAAGACGGCCCCAACCTTGGATGTGACTATTTCTGAAAAGGGTAGTGACAAGCAAGTCACTGTTACTCCAGAAGAAAATCAAGGTCGTTACCTTCTAGGTGTTCAACCGGGGATTAAGTCAGATTTTCTATCCATGTTTGTAGGTGGTTTTACAACCGCTGCTGACTCGGCCCTCCGAATTCTCTCAGAACTGAAAAATCTGATTTTCCAACCGGATTTGAACAAACTAGGTGGACCTGTTGCCATCTTTAAGGCAAGTAGTGATGCTGCTAAAAATGGAATTGAAAATGTCTTGTACTTCTTGGCAGTGATTTCCATCAATATTGGGATTTTTAATCTTATTCCGATTCCAGCATTGGATGGTGGTAAGATTGTGCTCAATATCCTGGAAGCCATCCGCCGTAAACCATTAAAACAAGAAATTGAAACCTATGTCACCTTGGCCGGAGTGGTCATCATGGTTGTCTTGATGATTGCTGTGACCTGGAATGACATCATGCGACTCTTTTTTAGATAA
- a CDS encoding phosphatidate cytidylyltransferase yields the protein MTQDLQKRTLFAGIALAIFLPILMIGGLLLQIAIGIIAMLAMHELLKMRGLETMTMEGLLTLFATFALTIPLENYLTFLPVDGNVVAYSVLISIMLGTTVFSKSYTIEDAVFPLAMSFYVGFGFNALLDARIAGLDKALLALCIVWATDSGAYLVGMNYGKRKLAPTVSPNKTFEGALGGILGAILVTIIFMMFDRTVALPYGIYKMSVFAIFFSIAGQFGDLLESSIKRHFGVKDSGKFIPGHGGVLDRFDSMLLVFPIMHLFGLF from the coding sequence ATGACACAGGATTTACAGAAAAGAACCTTGTTTGCAGGGATTGCTCTGGCTATTTTCCTACCAATTTTAATGATTGGGGGACTCTTGCTTCAGATAGCAATTGGAATCATAGCCATGCTAGCCATGCATGAACTTTTGAAGATGAGAGGTCTAGAGACCATGACAATGGAGGGCCTCTTGACCCTCTTTGCAACCTTTGCCTTGACCATTCCTTTGGAGAATTACCTGACTTTTTTGCCAGTTGATGGGAATGTGGTTGCTTATAGTGTATTGATTTCAATCATGTTAGGAACGACTGTTTTTAGTAAGTCTTATACGATTGAGGACGCTGTTTTTCCTCTTGCTATGAGCTTCTACGTGGGCTTTGGTTTTAATGCTCTATTAGATGCTAGAATTGCAGGTTTAGATAAGGCTCTCTTAGCCTTATGTATCGTCTGGGCGACAGACAGTGGTGCCTATCTTGTTGGGATGAACTATGGTAAACGAAAACTAGCTCCAACAGTTTCTCCAAATAAAACCTTTGAGGGCGCCTTGGGTGGTATTTTAGGTGCGATTTTAGTAACCATCATCTTTATGATGTTTGACAGAACAGTTGCTCTTCCGTATGGAATTTACAAGATGTCAGTCTTTGCTATTTTCTTTAGCATTGCTGGACAATTTGGTGATTTACTAGAAAGTTCGATTAAGCGTCACTTTGGTGTCAAGGATTCTGGGAAATTTATCCCTGGACATGGTGGTGTTTTGGATCGTTTCGATAGTATGTTGCTTGTATTTCCAATCATGCACTTGTTTGGACTCTTTTAA
- a CDS encoding proline--tRNA ligase — translation MKQSKMPIPTLREMPSDAQVISHALMLRAGYVRQVSAGVYSYLPLANRVIEKAKNIMRQEFDKIGAVEMLAPALLSAELWRESGRYETYGEDLYKLKNREKSDFILGPTHEETFTAIVRDSVKSYKQLPLNLYQIQPKYRDEKRPRNGLLRTREFIMKDAYSFHANYDSLDSVYDEYKAAYERIFTRSGLDFKAIIGDGGAMGGKDSQEFMAITPARTDLDRWVVLDKSVASFDEIPAEVQEEIKAELLKWMVSGEDTIAYSSESSYAANLEMATNEYKPSNRVVAEEEVTRVVTPDVKSIDEVAAFLNVPEEQTIKTLFYMADGELVAALLVGNDQLNEVKLKNHLGADFFDVASEEEVASVVQAGFGSLGPVGLPENVKIIADRKVQDVHNAVVGANEDGYHLTGVNPGRDFTAEYVDIREVREGEISPDGQGVLNFARGIEIGHIFKLGTRYSASMGADVLDENGRAVPIIMGCYGIGVSRLLSAVMEQHARLFVNKTPKGEYRYAWGINFPKELAPFDVHLITVNVKDEEAQALTEKLEASLMGAGYEVLTDDRNERVGVKFSDSDLIGLPIRITVGKKAADGIVEVKIKATGDTIEVHADNLLETLEILSKK, via the coding sequence ATGAAACAAAGTAAAATGCCTATCCCAACGCTTCGCGAAATGCCAAGCGATGCTCAAGTTATCAGCCACGCTCTTATGTTGCGTGCTGGTTATGTTCGTCAAGTCTCAGCAGGTGTTTATTCTTACCTACCACTTGCCAACCGTGTGATTGAAAAAGCTAAAAATATCATGCGCCAAGAATTCGACAAGATTGGTGCCGTTGAGATGTTGGCTCCTGCCCTCCTCAGTGCAGAATTGTGGCGCGAATCAGGTCGTTACGAAACTTATGGTGAAGATCTTTACAAACTAAAAAACCGTGAAAAATCAGACTTCATTCTAGGTCCAACTCACGAAGAAACATTTACAGCTATCGTTCGTGATTCTGTTAAGTCTTACAAGCAATTGCCACTCAACCTTTACCAAATCCAACCTAAGTATCGTGATGAAAAACGCCCACGTAATGGACTTCTCCGTACACGTGAGTTTATCATGAAGGATGCTTACAGCTTCCACGCTAACTATGATAGCTTGGACAGTGTTTACGATGAGTATAAGGCTGCTTATGAGCGTATTTTCACTCGTAGTGGCTTAGACTTCAAGGCTATCATCGGTGACGGTGGAGCCATGGGTGGTAAGGACAGCCAAGAATTTATGGCCATTACACCTGCGCGTACAGACCTTGACCGCTGGGTTGTCTTGGACAAGTCAGTTGCCTCATTTGATGAGATTCCTGCAGAAGTGCAAGAAGAAATCAAGGCAGAATTGCTTAAATGGATGGTTTCTGGTGAAGATACCATTGCCTACTCAAGTGAGTCTAGCTATGCAGCTAACTTGGAGATGGCAACAAATGAGTACAAACCAAGCAACCGTGTTGTCGCTGAAGAAGAAGTGACTCGGGTTGTAACACCAGATGTTAAATCAATTGATGAAGTGGCAGCCTTCCTAAACGTCCCAGAAGAACAAACAATCAAGACCCTCTTCTACATGGCAGATGGTGAGCTTGTTGCAGCCCTTCTAGTTGGAAATGACCAGCTCAATGAAGTTAAGTTGAAGAACCACTTGGGAGCAGATTTTTTTGACGTTGCGAGCGAAGAAGAAGTGGCAAGTGTTGTTCAAGCAGGATTTGGTTCACTTGGACCAGTTGGTTTGCCGGAGAATGTTAAAATCATTGCCGACCGTAAGGTGCAAGATGTCCATAATGCAGTTGTCGGTGCTAACGAAGATGGCTACCACTTGACTGGTGTGAATCCAGGTCGTGACTTTACTGCAGAATATGTGGATATCCGTGAAGTTCGTGAGGGTGAAATTTCTCCAGACGGACAAGGTGTCCTTAACTTTGCGCGTGGTATCGAAATTGGTCACATCTTTAAACTCGGAACTCGCTATTCAGCAAGCATGGGAGCAGATGTTTTGGATGAAAATGGCCGTGCTGTGCCAATTATCATGGGATGTTACGGTATCGGTGTCAGCCGTCTCCTTTCAGCAGTGATGGAGCAACACGCTCGCCTCTTTGTTAACAAAACACCAAAAGGTGAATATCGTTACGCTTGGGGAATCAATTTCCCTAAAGAATTGGCACCATTTGATGTGCACTTGATTACTGTCAATGTCAAGGATGAAGAAGCGCAAGCCTTGACAGAAAAGCTTGAAGCAAGCTTGATGGGAGCTGGTTACGAAGTCTTGACAGATGACCGTAACGAACGTGTTGGTGTTAAATTCAGCGATAGCGACTTGATTGGATTGCCAATCCGTATCACTGTTGGGAAGAAAGCGGCCGATGGCATCGTAGAAGTTAAGATTAAAGCGACTGGTGATACCATCGAAGTTCATGCAGATAACTTGCTTGAAACGCTTGAAATCCTTAGTAAGAAATAA